The stretch of DNA CGACTCCATAAGGGAAATTACAGAAAGTGCCTTCGGAGTCACAGATGATTGGACCAAGCTGCTAACGTTAACCCGGTTGCAAGGTATAGGACAGCCAACTGCTTCCGCAATTCTACACCTATTTGATGAAGGACAGTACCCTATCCTTGATATACACGCACTTTGGTCTGTCGGGCTGCCTTGGGAAACAAGAAACTCCTATCCGTTTTGGCCGCAATACATTGAGTTTTGCCGTGAAATCGCGAACCGGAGCAGCGTTTCGATGAGAGAACTCGATAGGGCGTTGTGGAGGTATTCGTCCGACTACGGTAAAACGGAATGCCCTCGGTAACATAAACCATTACGCACAAGGAAACTAAAAAATGAGACTCAAATTTAATTGGCTTGTAATAATTCTACTTGCACTTTGTGCGCATTCCGCACAAGCCGAATTTATTACAAAAATTGTATACTTTAAACCAGCCGATGTTAATACCGATTTAACTGCGAGAATACAGGAAATAGTTGAGAATACACAATTAACTTACGCAGATGAAATGCATCGGAACGGCTTTGGAAGAAAAACGTTTCGTGTTGAAACGCGTTTTGGGAAACCGAGAATTCACATAGTCAACGGCGCAAAGAATTCATCTGCATATCTTAACAATACTCACGAGAACACAAGAAATGAATTGCCGAATCATTTGAGACAGGATATACCGCCATTCAGTAAACAGGACACTATCCTTGTTATCGTTGTAGGCGGTATTGACTGCATAGATGGACGTACCCATAATTCGTTTTGCGCTTGGGGTGTAGGTTATCCACATCATAGTCTTCGATATGGCGGAGGTGTTCTTATCGCTGCGAATAGTGAAAACCTAAACGAAGATGTTTTGTTCCACGAAATGGGACACGCTTTTGGATTATATCACAAGCCCCCGAATTCATTACCAAGCACGCTTGAAGTATATGAGGCGCGCTGGCTTGATAAAAACTACCATTTTAACAACCGGCAAAATAATTTTGGATTACCCGAATTTCTCGATGGGCATAAAATAACCGCACTTGCAGATAACAACGTCAAACTTGAAATAAAAGCGTTTTCCAATATCGGATTACATCAAGCGATGCTTGTAAACGCCAACATATTAGTAGTATCATTGCATTATATGCAAGGCGAAAGCGAAGATATTGTTTCGTTTTCGTTTGATCGCCGAGAGTGGACTAATAATATGTTTATCGAACTTATGGATGTTAACGGAAACTACATCGTCAAAGATTTTGTGATTAAATTACCGGATCGATTAGTGCCTGAATTGAACGCTACGAACGCTGATGGTAACTTTGTATACTTAACCCTTATTGATGGAAATCAGCCTGTGCCTAATGATTTTGGGCTAAATCCAAGTAATTCAAAATTAGAATGGAATTATTGGGGTGTAATACGCGATAACCTAACCAGTAATGGTCAAAACATTGTTATCGGTGAAACTGAATTCGTTAGAGGAATTTCTGTTGTTCCAGGTGAAAATCAACCGTCAGTATTATAGTAAAGCCCTCAAACAATTTGACATATTCTGAGATTTATGGTATCCTCTAAGTCTTATGAGTTATTCCTCAGATTTTCGCAAATGCGTGCTTGACTTCGTTGCTAATGGCGGTAGTAAAGCCGAAGCTTCACGACGATTTGGCATCTCTCGGGGCATCATCTATGAGTGGTTGGCTGCTCAAGACCCGTTGACCTGTAAAAAACCGGGGCCTCAAGGCCCTCGAACCCTTGATTATCAGGCACTCAAGCAACACGTCGCTGATTTCCCAGATGCCACCCAACAGGAGCGTGCTGCCCATTTTGGTGTCTCGAAACATGGTATTTGGTATGCGTTGAAAAAACGCAATATCACGCGAAAAAAAAGACCACGATCTCCAAAGAACAGTGTCCAGTGAAACGCCAAGAGTATCTCTCAGCACTTCAGCAAGAGACAGAAAAGGGCAAAAAGTTAGTTTATCTTGACGAGAGTGGTTTCAGTGAAACCGACTTCCGTCGGTATGCTTATGCCCCGAAAGGGATGCGTGTTGAAGATAAAGTGCCAAGCCATCGGTATACCCCCACGACTTTGATTGCGGCACGTCTTGATGGCTGTTTCAGGGTGCCGCTGCTTTTCGAGGGCAGTTGTGATAAGATTGCTTTCAACACTTGGCTTTCGGAGATGTTATGTCCATTGCTTGATGATACCCACGTTGTGATTATGGATAATGCTTCTTTCCATAAAGGTTCAGAGACGGCGG from Candidatus Poribacteria bacterium encodes:
- a CDS encoding IS630 family transposase is translated as MKRQEYLSALQQETEKGKKLVYLDESGFSETDFRRYAYAPKGMRVEDKVPSHRYTPTTLIAARLDGCFRVPLLFEGSCDKIAFNTWLSEMLCPLLDDTHVVIMDNASFHKGSETAALIQASGASLLFLPPYSPELNPIEKDFAIIKPRRQYNAEASIDDIIKVYK
- a CDS encoding IS630 transposase-related protein, which encodes MSYSSDFRKCVLDFVANGGSKAEASRRFGISRGIIYEWLAAQDPLTCKKPGPQGPRTLDYQALKQHVADFPDATQQERAAHFGVSKHGIWYALKKRNITRKKRPRSPKNSVQ